From the genome of Arvicola amphibius chromosome 9, mArvAmp1.2, whole genome shotgun sequence, one region includes:
- the Scube3 gene encoding signal peptide, CUB and EGF-like domain-containing protein 3, protein MGSGRVPGFCLLVLLVHARAAQHGKAAQDVDECVEGTDHCHIDAICQNTPRSYKCICKSGYTGDGKHCKDVDECEREDNAGCVHDCVNIPGNYRCTCYDGFHLAHDGHNCLDVDECAEGNGGCQQSCVNMMGSYECHCREGFFLSDNQHTCIQRPEEGMNCMNKNHGCAHICRETPKGGIACECRPGFELTKNQRDCKLTCNYGNGGCQHTCDDTEQGPRCGCHVKFVLHTDGKTCIETCAVNNGGCDSKCHDAATGVHCSCPVGFMLQPDRKTCKDIDECRLNNGGCDHICRNTVGSFECSCKKGYKLLINERSCQDIDECSFDRTCDHICVNTPGSFQCLCHRGYLLYGVTHCGDVDECSVNKGGCRFGCINTPGSYQCTCPAGQGRLHWNGKDCTEPVTCQSSPGASKAMLSCSRSGKKDTCALTCPSRARFLPESENGFTVSCGTPSLKAAAARGTHPGNSTTSNYCHEAAALSVKQRASFKIKDAKCRLHLRNKGKVEEASRIPGPGGATCSDCQVTFIHLKCDSSRKGKGRRARTPGKEVTRLTLELEAEVRAEETTAGCGLPCLRQRMERRLKGSLKMLRKSINQDRFLLRLAGLDYELAHKPGQVAGDRAEMAEVCRPGQHRAGTKCVSCPQGTYYHGQTEQCVPCPAGTFQEREGQLSCDLCPGSDAHGPLGATNVTTCAGQCPPGQHSVDGFKPCQPCPRGTYQPEAGRTLCFPCGGGLTTKHEGAVSFQDCDTKVQCSPGHYYNTSTHRCIRCAMGSYQPHFRQNFCTRCPGNTSTDFDGSTSVAQCKNRQCGGELGEFTGYIESPNYPGNYPAGVECIWNINPPPKRKILIVVPEIFLPSEDECGDVLVMRKNSSPSSITTYETCQTYERPIAFTARSRKLWINFKTSEANSARGFQIPYVTYDEDYEQLVEDIVRDGRLYASENHQEILKDKKLIKAFFEVLAHPQNYFKYTEKHKEMLPKSFIKLLRSKVSSFLRPYK, encoded by the exons ATGGGCTCGGGGCGCGTCCCCGGGTTCTGCCTGCTCGTCCTGCTGGTCCACGCGCGCGCCGCCCAGCATGGCAAAGCTGCGCAAG ATGTGGATGAGTGTGTGGAAGGGACTGACCATTGCCACATCGATGCCATCTGCCAGAACACGCCACGGTCATATAAGTGCATCTGCAAGTCTGGCTACACCGGAGATGGCAAACACTGCAAAG ACGTGGATGAGTGTGAACGGGAGGATAATGCAGGCTGTGTGCATGACTGTGTTAATATCCCCGGCAATTACCGCTGTACCTGCTACGATGGATTCCACCTGGCACATGACGGACACAACTGTCTGG ATGTAGATGAGTGTGCTGAGGGTAACGGTGGCTGTCAACAGAGTTGTGTCAACATGATGGGCAGCTACGAATGCCACTGCCGAGAAGGCTTCTTCCTCAGCGACAACCAGCATACCTGCATTCAGCGGCCAGAAG AAGGAATGAACTGCATGAACAAGAACCACGGCTGTGCCCACATCTGCCGGGAGACTCCCAAGGGGGGCATTGCCTGTGAATGCCGCCCTGGCTTCGAGCTCACCAAGAACCAACGGGACTGTAAAT TGACCTGCAACTATGGTAACGGTGGCTGCCAGCACACATGCGATGACACAGAGCAGGGTCCCCGGTGCGGCTGCCATGTCAAGTTTGTGCTCCATACTGACGGGAAGACATGCATCG AGACCTGCGCCGTCAACAATGGGGGCTGCGACAGTAAATGCCATGACGCCGCGACCGGGGTCCACTGCAGCTGCCCTGTGGGCTTCATGCTGCAGCCAGACAGAAAGACCTGCAAAG ACATCGACGAGTGCCGCTTAAACAATGGGGGCTGTGACCACATCTGCCGCAACACGGTGGGCAGCTTCGAGTGTAGCTGCAAGAAGGGCTACAAGCTTCTCATCAACGAGAGGAGCTGCCAGG ACATAGACGAGTGCTCCTTTGACCGAACTTGTGACCACATATGTGTCAACACACCAGGAAGCTTCCAGTGTCTCTGTCATCGCGGCTACCTGCTGTATGGTGTTACTCATTGTGGGG ATGTGGACGAATGCAGCGTCAACAAGGGAGGCTGCCGCTTTGGCTGCATTAACACCCCCGGCAGCTATCAGTGTACCTGCCCAGCAGGCCAGGGCCGCCTTCACTGGAACGGGAAGGATTGCACAG AACCAGTGACCTGTCAGAGCAGTCCTGGGGCCTCCAAAGCCATGCTCAGCTGCAGTCGGTCTGGCAAGAAGGACACTTGTGCCCTGACCTGCCCTTCCCGGGCCCGGTTTTTGCCAg AGTCCGAGAATGGTTTCACTGTGAGCTGTGGTACCCCCAGCCTTAAAGCTGCTGCAGCCCGAGGCACCCACCCTGGAAACAGCACCACCTCAAACTACTGCCATG AGGCTGCAGCCCTATCCGTTAAGCAGCGGGCCTCCTTCAAGATCAAGGACGCGAAATGCCGTTTGCATCTGCGAAACAAAGGCAAAGTAGAGGAAGCCAGCAGAATCCCAGGGCCAG GTGGCGCCACTTGCTCCGACTGCCAAGTCACCTTTATTCACCTTAAGTGTGACTCTTCTCGGAAAGGCAAGGGCCGACGGGCCCGGACTCCTGGCAAGGAGGTTACCCGGCTCACCCTGGAATTAGAGGCCGAGGTCAGAGCAGAAGAAACAACAG CTGGCTGTGGGCTGCCTTGCCTCCGACAGAGGATGGAGCGAAGACTGAAAGGGTCCCTCAAGATGCTCAGAAAGTCCATCAACCAGGACCGATTCCTGCTGCGTCTGGCAGGCCTTGACTATGAGCTAGCCCACAAGCCAGGCCAGGTGGCTGGGGACCGAGCAGAGATGGCGGAGGTCTGCAGGCCTGGGCAGCACCGGGCAGGCACCAAGTGTG TCAGCTGCCCGCAGGGAACGTATTACCACGGCCAGACGGAGCAGTGTGTGCCATGCCCAGCGGGCACCTTCCAGGAGAGGGAAGGGCAGCTCTCCTGCGACCTTTGCCCTGGGAGTGATGCCCATGGGCCTCTTGGAGCCACCAACGTCACCACGTGTGCAG GTCAGTGCCCACCTGGCCAACATTCAGTAGATGGGTTCAAACCCTGCCAGCCATGCCCACGGGGCACCTATCAGCCTGAAGCAGGACGAACCCTGTGCTTTCCCTGTGGTGGAGGCCTCACTACCAAGCATGAGGGGGCAGTCTCCTTCCAGGACTGTGACACCAAGG TCCAGTGCTCCCCAGGCCACTACTACAACACCAGCACCCATCGCTGTATCCGCTGTGCCATGGGCTCCTACCAGCCACACTTCCGCCAGAACTTCTGCACCCGCTGCCCAGGAAATACAAGCACTGACTTTGATGGCTCTACCAGTGTGGCCCAGTGCAAGA ATCGGCAGTGTGGTGGGGAGCTAGGTGAGTTCACTGGCTACATCGAGTCTCCCAACTACCCGGGCAACTACCCGGCAGGCGTAGAATGCATCTGGAACATCAACCCCCCACCCAAGCGCAAGATCCTCATCGTGGTCCCTGAGATCTTCCTGCCATCCGAGGATGAGTGTGGGGACGTTCTCGTCATGAGAAAGAACT CCTCCCCATCCTCCATCACCACTTATGAGACCTGCCAGACCTATGAGCGGCCCATTGCCTTCACGGCCCGGTCCAGGAAACTCTGGATCAACTTCAAGACCAGTGAGGCCAACAGCGCTCGTGGCTTCCAGATACCCTACGTGACCTACGATg AGGACTATGAGCAGCTGGTGGAAGACATAGTGCGGGACGGCCGGCTCTACGCCTCTGAAAACCACCAGGAGATCCTGAAG GACAAGAAGCTGATCAAGGCCTTCTTTGAGGTCCTGGCCCACCCCCAAAACTACTTCAAGTACACGGAGAAACACAAGGAGATGCTGCCGAAGTCCTTCATCAAGCTGCTGCGTTCTAAAGTCTCCAGCTTCTTGAGGCCTTACAAATAG